A genomic window from Silene latifolia isolate original U9 population chromosome Y, ASM4854445v1, whole genome shotgun sequence includes:
- the LOC141629339 gene encoding uncharacterized protein LOC141629339, whose amino-acid sequence MPLPMEMAAPESYADSLFTDDIATVALPKGFSVPTMTLFDGTADPCDHISQFKQKMMVTAATGASKEACMCKGFGSTLTGAALQWFVGLPNGAIGSFVDLVNAFNQQFSSSRRTPKQPSDLYMIIQEIGESIKDYVTRFNAEKVLIRGCDVSTAINAFRQGLDKESSLYKELTMYPCERFDKVQQRATAALRLEEDIQARKGVTNFDKTIRKFAVEKKDERAKPYKAPNIAE is encoded by the coding sequence ATGCCTCTGCCTATGGAGATGGCTGCACCAGAAAGCTACGCTGACTCACTGTTTACTGACGATATAGCTACAGTGGCCTTACCAAAAGGATTTAGCGTCCCAACAATGACCCTCTTCGACGGAACCGCAGACCCCTGTGATCACATCAGTCaattcaagcagaagatgatggttACTGCTGCCACGGGAGCCTCAAAGGAGGCATGTATGTGTAAAGGATTCGGTTCAACCCTAACCGGAGCCGCATTACAATGGTTCGTTGGCTTGCCTAACGGGGCCATAGGTTCATTCGTTGATCTAGTCAATGCATTTAACCAACAGTTCTCCAGCAGCCGGAGAACACCTAAGCAGCCAAGCGACTTGTACATGATCATCCAGGAAATAGGTGAATCAATCAAAGATTATGTCACCAGGTTCAATGCAGAGAAAGTCTTAATACGTGGCTGTGATGTGTCCACTGCCATCAACGCCTTCAGGCAGGGCCTAGATAAGGAATCCAGCCTCTACAAAGAATTAACGATGTACCCTTGTGAGAGATTCGATAAAGTCCAGCAGAGAGCTACAGCGGCATTAAGGTTAGAAGAAGACATACAGGCTCGAAAGGGAGTAACAAACTTCGACAAGACAATCAGGAAATTTGCAGTAGAAAAGAAAGACGAACGAGCTAAGCCATACAAAGCACCCAACATCGCAGAATAA